GATGGAGCCTGGAGGAATCCGATGATAAAACCGACTTTTGTCGATTCGAAGCTCCGGAAATCGATCGAAGACCGAGCAAGCATATGCGATCAACGGACGTTGGCGCTTTGGGCCGCCGATTGCGCCGAGCATGTGCTCCGGCACTTCGAACGAAAGGCGCCGGCAGACGACCGGCCGCGCCGCGCGATTGAAGCGGCGCGCGTCTGGGTGCGCGGCGAGCTTCCGATGGCGCGAGCGCGCAGAGCCGCCTTTGCCGCGCACACCGCCGCGCGCGAAGCGGGCGACGCGGCCGCCGCCGCAGCCGCGCGTGCCGCCGGCCACGCCGCGGCGACCGCTCATGCCGCCGCGCATGCCGTGCATGCCGCAACCTACGCGGCCAAAGCCTGCGCGCACGCCTCCGGCCCCGGCGTTTCCGCCGCCGCAGACCGGGTGCGCGAGTGGCAGCTGCGGCGACTGGCGGAGTTATACGGAGGCGAAACGATATAAATCGGGGCAAGGCAGCTGCCTGCCGTAACGGCTGATCCCACACAACGCAAGGCAAGCTGCCAGACCTCATGAGATGAGCACAGCCATTAACTGACGGAAGTCAAAGACGGCTGTGCTTTTTTTCAATTTTCGTGAACCGGACGAACGCCAGGCGCATCTAATCCATGAAAGAACAGGAGGCGTCATCAGACATGAACGTCATCATTCGGCCCGTGCTGGAAGACATTTATTCGAGGATACACGAATTCCAATGCGAATATCTGGACCGGGAAAGCTTCGCCGAATTTGCCGCGCGGGTCCGGACTAATCCCGGCTGCTACCTCACGGCTTTTGACGAAGAAGAGCTGGCCGGTATTTGTTACGGCCAACCGTCGCGCAAGGACCGGTCCGCCTTCGCGATTCAGGGAATCGCTGTCAATCTGGATGCGAATAAAAGCTTCGCCAGACGAGGAATCGGCAGCCTGCTCGTCCGTGAAATCGAAACCATCGCGATGTCGGCCGGATTTCGCAGGCTGGAAGCCGGCAGTGCCGACGATCCGAAGGTCGAAGCCTTTTATCTGAAAAACGGGTTTGACCCTTTCGAGCTTGTGGCAAAAGGACCGGCCGGCGAAGAATACGAGCGGGTGGGCGTTTCCTCCTGTGCGGAAGGCAGCAAAACAAGAGCGGTGATGCGTGAAAAGCACCGCCAGGCGGAAGTGATTTATATTTTCATGAAGCGCATCGGTTAAGTTAATAACCCCTTATCCGTTGACCCTTGCCGATTTCGGGGTCATCGAAGAGGACGAAGCGCGCAACAAGCTGGCGTCTACAGCCGATTTAAACGCGCGGGAGAACGGCCGCAGCATCTTTAACATGAGCGTCAAATTCGTTTATAATGGAACTACGTTCGCACCGGTTCATCAGGATTCAACCTTTATCGATATTTTATCTTAGAAAGGCGGCTGCAAAATGGAATACGTCCAGCTCGGAAAAACGGATCTGAAGGTTTCGCGCATTACATACGGCGCTATGGAGCTCGGAGGAGGCAATGCATATGCGGGCGGCATGGACCGGTGGGCGGTCAAGCCCGACGAAGACAATATCCGGCTGCTTCAAACGGCGTTTGAAAACGGTGTCAATTCGTTCGATACGGCGGAGCTCTACGGTGCCGGACGTTCGGAGATGATCGTGGGCAAGGCGCTCG
This genomic window from Paenibacillus humicola contains:
- a CDS encoding putative immunity protein encodes the protein MIKPTFVDSKLRKSIEDRASICDQRTLALWAADCAEHVLRHFERKAPADDRPRRAIEAARVWVRGELPMARARRAAFAAHTAAREAGDAAAAAAARAAGHAAATAHAAAHAVHAATYAAKACAHASGPGVSAAADRVREWQLRRLAELYGGETI
- a CDS encoding GNAT family N-acetyltransferase; this encodes MNVIIRPVLEDIYSRIHEFQCEYLDRESFAEFAARVRTNPGCYLTAFDEEELAGICYGQPSRKDRSAFAIQGIAVNLDANKSFARRGIGSLLVREIETIAMSAGFRRLEAGSADDPKVEAFYLKNGFDPFELVAKGPAGEEYERVGVSSCAEGSKTRAVMREKHRQAEVIYIFMKRIG